A stretch of Eleutherodactylus coqui strain aEleCoq1 chromosome 2, aEleCoq1.hap1, whole genome shotgun sequence DNA encodes these proteins:
- the LOC136612708 gene encoding C-type lectin domain family 17, member A-like: MIGISELQQHTMEEQDNLNTKVANLSNLIDKICTSCPTGWHAMGSSCYYLSEEKKTWYGARNECYKIDSFLAMITDRKKSDSLNTLFTGSIRYWIGLRRDPKNIHIWKWLDGTEVTFTNWAVNQPDYLDPWQHCGATSSGPWNDVNCNFFRNYICEKKRSC, from the exons ATGATAGGAA TTTCCGAATTGCAGCAGCATACTATGGAGGAGCAGGACAACCTGAACACAAAGGTGGCCAACCTCAGTAATTTGATCG ACAAAATCTGCACATCGTGTCCCACTGGTTGGCATGCCATGGGTTCTTCATGCTATTACCTCTCGGAGGAAAAAAAGACTTGGTATGGAGCCCGAAATGAATGCTACAAAATTGACTCCTTTCTTGCCATGATCACGGACAGGAAGAAATCT GATTCTCTGAATACGTTGTTTACCGGTTCCATAAGATACTGGATAGGACTGCGACGAGACCCCAAGAATATTCACATCTGGAAGTGGTTAGATGGGACAGAAGTGACCTTTAC AAACTGGGCAGTGAATCAACCCGACTATCTTGACCCATGGCAGCATTGTGGAGCAACCTCGTCAGGACCCTGGAATGATGTAAACTGTAATTTCTTCCGAAATTATATCTGTGAAAAGAAACGATCCTGTTGA